The Vibrio quintilis DNA window CTACAAGCTGTTTATCACAACCTGTGATTACAATTTCAGTCTGGCTTGGACATTCAGCTTTAATACCCGCTGGCAATTCATGCTCAACCGGATGAGAGAAGCCTAAGGTAAGGGCTACAGAATTACCTTTCATTGCAGCACGGTAACCAACACCCTTAAGTACCAACTTCTTAGTGAAGCCTTCTGTAACACCAGCAACCATATTGTTAACAAGTGCACGTACGGTACCAGCCTGGGCCCAAGCGTTAGCAAAGCCATCACGAGGACCAAATGTCAGTTGGTTATCTTCTTGAGCAACAACCACTGCGTCATTAAATACGCGGGTTAATTCCCCTTTAGCACCTTTTACAGTGACTTCTTGGCCGTTTAATTTCACCTCTACGCCAGCTGGAATAGCGACAGGTGCTTTTGCAACACGAGACATATCCTACTCCTATAAATTAAGCTACGTAGCAAATGATTTCACCACCAAGACCTGCTTTACGGGCAGCACGGTCTGACATCAGACCCTTGGAAGTGGAAACGACAGCAACACCCAAACCACCCATTACAGAAGGAAGATCATCTTTCTTCTTGTAGACACGCAAACCAGGTCGAGATACTCGCTGGATTACCTCAATAACAGGGTTAGCCTGGAAATACTTTAAAGTAACTTCCAGTTCAGGTTTAGCTTCGCTGTCAACAGCGTAATCTTCGATATAACCTTCAGCTTTCAGAAGTGCAGCAATTGCAACTTTAAGCTTTGAAGAAGGCATTTTTACAGCAACTTTGTTTGCTGCCTGACCATTACGAATACGGGTCAGCATATCCGAAATCGGATCTTGCATGCTCATAAACTTTACTCCAAATGATTAAGTGGCAATTACCAGCTAGCCTTACGAAGTCCAGGAATCTCACCTTTCATGCAAGCTTCACGGACTTTGATGCGGCTCAAACCGAACTTACGTAAGTAACCATGTGGACGACCAGTCTGGTTACAACGATTACGCTGACGAGATGCACTAGAATCACGAGGAAGCGTCTGTAGTTTAAGAACTGCATCCCAACGCTCTTCTTCAGATACGTTTACATCATTAATTGTAGCTTTAAGCGCTGCACGCTTTTCTGCGTACTTAGCTACAAGCTTTGCACGCTTAACTTCACGTGCTTTCATTGATTGTTTAGCCATAACAGTAACCCTTCACCTTACTTACGGAATGGGAAGTTAAAGGCAGCCAGCAGAGCACGGCCTTCCTCATCGCTCGCTGCAGACGTCGTAATAGTGATGTCTAAGCCGCGTACACGATCGACTTTATCGTAGTCGATTTCCGGGAAGATGATTTGCTCGCGAACGCCCATGCTATAGTTACCGCGACCATCAAAAGATTTCGCGCTAACACCACGGAAGTCACGTACACGTGGAAGAGCAATAGAAATCAAACGCTCTAAAAAATCCCACATACGTTCGCCACGCAAGGTTACTTTACAACCAATTGGGTAGCCTTCACGAATTTTGAAGCCTGCAACAGACTTACGGGCTTTTGTAATTAAAGGTTTTTGACCAGAAATTATAGCCATGTCAGCTGCTGCGTTTTCCAGAAGCTTCTTGTCGTTGATAGCTTCACCAACGCCCATATTCAGGGTGATTTTCTCAATCCTAGGGACTTGCATGACGCTTGTGTAACTGAATTGTTTGGCCAATTCAGCGACTACAGACGACTTGTAGTAATCATGCAGTTTCGCCATAGTAGAACTCCAAATTACTCAAATTCTTAGTTAGAAACAGTTTCGCCGTTTGATTTAAAGAAACGTACTTTCTTTCCATCTTCGAAACGAAAACCTACACGGTCCGCTTTACCGGTTTTATCATTGAAGATTGCAACATTAGATGCATCAATCGCTGCTTCTTGCTCAACGATCCCACCTTGAATACCTAGAGCCGGAACTGGCTTTTGGTGTTTTTTAACAAGGTTGATACCTTCAACAAAGATTTTACCAGTAGTAAGAACCTTAGTTACTTTACCTTTCTTGCCCTTATCTTTACCGGCAAGAACAATTACTTCGTCATTACGACGGATTTTTGCTGCCATCTT harbors:
- the rpsH gene encoding 30S ribosomal protein S8: MSMQDPISDMLTRIRNGQAANKVAVKMPSSKLKVAIAALLKAEGYIEDYAVDSEAKPELEVTLKYFQANPVIEVIQRVSRPGLRVYKKKDDLPSVMGGLGVAVVSTSKGLMSDRAARKAGLGGEIICYVA
- the rplX gene encoding 50S ribosomal protein L24, which codes for MAAKIRRNDEVIVLAGKDKGKKGKVTKVLTTGKIFVEGINLVKKHQKPVPALGIQGGIVEQEAAIDASNVAIFNDKTGKADRVGFRFEDGKKVRFFKSNGETVSN
- the rplE gene encoding 50S ribosomal protein L5, which translates into the protein MAKLHDYYKSSVVAELAKQFSYTSVMQVPRIEKITLNMGVGEAINDKKLLENAAADMAIISGQKPLITKARKSVAGFKIREGYPIGCKVTLRGERMWDFLERLISIALPRVRDFRGVSAKSFDGRGNYSMGVREQIIFPEIDYDKVDRVRGLDITITTSAASDEEGRALLAAFNFPFRK
- the rpsN gene encoding 30S ribosomal protein S14, yielding MAKQSMKAREVKRAKLVAKYAEKRAALKATINDVNVSEEERWDAVLKLQTLPRDSSASRQRNRCNQTGRPHGYLRKFGLSRIKVREACMKGEIPGLRKASW
- the rplF gene encoding 50S ribosomal protein L6, which codes for MSRVAKAPVAIPAGVEVKLNGQEVTVKGAKGELTRVFNDAVVVAQEDNQLTFGPRDGFANAWAQAGTVRALVNNMVAGVTEGFTKKLVLKGVGYRAAMKGNSVALTLGFSHPVEHELPAGIKAECPSQTEIVITGCDKQLVGQVAADIRAYREPEPYKGKGVRYADEIVRTKEAKKK